Proteins encoded together in one Chryseobacterium sp. G0201 window:
- a CDS encoding 3-hydroxybutyryl-CoA dehydrogenase — MKNIVVIGAGTMGNGIAHTFAQSGFNVSLVDVSQDALDRGLKTITTNLDRIIAKGNLTEEQKAETLGNITTFTELKNAATEADLIVEAATENQELKLKIFGQMDEFAPANCILATNTSSISITKIAAATKRADKVIGMHFMNPVPIMKLVEIIKGYSTSKETFDIIYEMSKTLGKVPVEVNDYPGFVANRILMPMINESIETLYNGVAGVEEIDTVMKLGMAHPMGPLQLADFIGLDVCLAILNVMYDGFKNPKYAPNPLLVNMVMAGKLGVKSGEGFYDYSESKKAEKVAKMFAK, encoded by the coding sequence ATCAAAAACATCGTAGTTATCGGAGCCGGAACCATGGGGAATGGTATTGCGCATACTTTCGCTCAAAGCGGATTTAATGTAAGTTTAGTAGATGTATCTCAGGATGCTTTGGACAGAGGTTTAAAAACGATTACAACCAATCTTGACAGAATCATCGCTAAAGGAAATCTTACTGAAGAGCAAAAAGCGGAAACGTTAGGTAACATAACTACTTTCACGGAACTTAAAAATGCTGCAACAGAGGCAGATTTAATCGTAGAAGCTGCAACAGAAAACCAAGAGCTGAAGCTAAAGATCTTCGGTCAGATGGATGAATTTGCTCCTGCAAACTGTATTTTGGCAACCAATACTTCTTCAATTTCTATCACTAAAATCGCTGCAGCTACCAAAAGAGCCGATAAAGTAATAGGAATGCACTTTATGAATCCCGTTCCAATCATGAAATTGGTTGAAATTATTAAAGGATATTCTACTTCTAAAGAAACTTTTGATATCATTTATGAAATGAGCAAAACGTTAGGAAAAGTTCCTGTAGAAGTGAATGACTATCCAGGTTTTGTGGCTAACAGAATTTTAATGCCGATGATCAACGAATCTATCGAAACACTTTACAACGGTGTTGCCGGTGTTGAGGAGATTGATACGGTAATGAAATTAGGTATGGCTCACCCGATGGGACCACTTCAATTGGCAGATTTTATAGGTCTTGACGTTTGTTTAGCTATTTTAAATGTAATGTACGATGGCTTTAAAAACCCTAAATATGCTCCAAATCCATTGTTGGTAAACATGGTAATGGCAGGGAAATTAGGCGTAAAATCAGGAGAAGGTTTCTACGACTATTCTGAAAGCAAAAAGGCTGAAAAAGTGGCAAAAATGTTTGCAAAATAA
- a CDS encoding META domain-containing protein, which yields MKNLFLSICAAAVLASCGTMSSPSASKVGKSQPSLANTKWTLADNVKGKVPTLNIEGEKINGNAGCNNYFGTAKVDIATGSFSAGQMGSTRMACDNMSVEQNFMDMVGKANKYVVSGNTLELYKDNLLLLKFNKAE from the coding sequence ATGAAAAATCTTTTTTTAAGTATATGTGCAGCAGCGGTTTTGGCATCGTGTGGAACAATGTCTAGTCCATCTGCTTCTAAAGTAGGAAAATCTCAACCTTCATTGGCAAATACAAAATGGACGTTGGCAGATAATGTAAAAGGAAAAGTTCCGACTTTGAACATCGAAGGTGAAAAGATCAATGGAAATGCAGGATGTAATAATTACTTCGGAACTGCAAAAGTAGACATCGCTACAGGTAGTTTCTCTGCAGGGCAAATGGGTTCTACCAGAATGGCTTGCGACAATATGAGCGTAGAGCAGAACTTTATGGATATGGTAGGAAAGGCTAACAAATATGTAGTTTCCGGAAATACTCTTGAGTTGTACAAAGACAATCTTTTATTATTGAAATTCAATAAAGCTGAATAA
- the pheT gene encoding phenylalanine--tRNA ligase subunit beta, with product MKISNNWLKDYIKTELKPERIGEFLTDIGLEVEGIDKFESIKGSLEGIIVGKVLTCEKHPNADKLNKTTVDVGNGKVLNIVCGAPNVAAGQTVPVAVVGTKIYDKEGGFFEIKEAKIRGEVSQGMICAEDELGLSNDHGGIMVLDEEKYEVGKNFADYFELTNDEVFEIGLTPNRTDAMSHYGVARDLFAFLSTNKQKSEFEKVASEALNNEGSHSFTLEVEDAELCPRYIGAVIEDVKVAESPAWLKNRLKAIGLSPINNIVDITNYVLHGLGQPLHAFDADKIADKKVKVGTVKEGTKFTTLDGVERTLNGSEIIIKDGNDNPMCIAGVFGGANSGVSNETTTIFLESAYFNPVAVRKGAKFHGLNTDASFRFERGVDPNITRTAITHAIKMIQELAGGKLTGDLLEEYPKKIEDNYVIIRFSKIEQILGTKIHREKVKEILKALEIQVLNEIQNGFEISVPAYRADVTREIDVIEEILRIYGYNKIDAPQKISFTPVKLSAKDQDELENNWARTLQGLGFNEVMNNSLTSVKDETDAVRLLNPLSNDLAFMRKSLLEGLLENAIYNINRKNQDIKFFEFGKIYHKRDKYEERKQMAILISGRNVAENWLQPKSATDFYNLKAYVKVLLQRLAIDYKEVALSDDRFSDALAYEADGKVLVRIGKVAPQMLKDFDIDQECFYAEIELELAQELRSTNELKFKDIPKFNKIRRDLALLIDKNITYQELYQTAKKNKSPFIKNINLFDVYEGKNLPEGKKSYAMSFELLNEEKTLEEKEISHVMDSLIKSFQKEFNAELRS from the coding sequence ATGAAGATATCAAACAATTGGCTGAAAGATTATATAAAAACGGAATTAAAACCTGAAAGAATTGGTGAATTCCTTACTGATATCGGTCTTGAGGTTGAAGGGATAGATAAATTTGAAAGTATCAAAGGAAGCTTGGAAGGGATCATCGTGGGTAAAGTTTTAACTTGCGAGAAACATCCTAATGCAGATAAATTGAATAAAACAACGGTAGACGTAGGAAACGGAAAGGTGCTGAACATCGTTTGCGGAGCTCCGAATGTTGCAGCTGGACAAACTGTACCTGTTGCGGTTGTCGGAACCAAGATTTATGATAAAGAAGGCGGATTTTTTGAGATCAAAGAAGCGAAAATCAGAGGAGAAGTTTCTCAGGGAATGATTTGTGCTGAGGACGAATTAGGTCTTAGCAATGATCACGGAGGAATCATGGTGTTGGATGAAGAAAAATATGAAGTAGGAAAGAACTTTGCTGATTATTTTGAATTGACAAATGACGAAGTTTTCGAGATCGGATTAACGCCAAACAGAACCGATGCAATGTCTCATTACGGGGTTGCAAGAGATCTATTTGCTTTCCTTTCAACGAATAAGCAGAAGTCAGAGTTTGAAAAAGTAGCTTCAGAAGCTTTAAATAATGAAGGTTCTCACAGCTTTACATTGGAAGTTGAGGACGCAGAATTATGTCCAAGATATATCGGTGCGGTGATCGAAGATGTAAAAGTTGCAGAATCTCCGGCTTGGTTGAAAAACAGATTAAAAGCAATCGGATTAAGTCCGATCAACAATATTGTAGATATTACAAACTATGTTCTTCACGGTTTAGGACAGCCGCTTCACGCTTTTGATGCAGATAAAATTGCAGACAAAAAAGTAAAAGTTGGAACGGTAAAAGAAGGAACAAAATTTACCACGTTAGATGGTGTTGAAAGAACTTTAAACGGTTCTGAGATCATCATCAAAGACGGAAATGATAATCCGATGTGTATTGCTGGAGTTTTCGGTGGTGCTAATTCCGGAGTTTCTAATGAAACAACGACTATTTTCCTGGAAAGTGCTTATTTCAATCCGGTAGCGGTGAGAAAAGGAGCAAAATTCCACGGTTTGAATACAGATGCATCTTTCAGATTTGAAAGAGGTGTAGATCCTAATATCACAAGGACTGCTATTACTCATGCCATTAAAATGATTCAGGAGTTAGCTGGCGGGAAATTGACTGGAGATTTGTTGGAAGAATATCCAAAGAAAATCGAAGACAATTATGTGATCATCAGATTTTCTAAAATTGAACAGATCTTAGGAACAAAAATTCACAGAGAAAAAGTAAAAGAAATTTTAAAAGCCCTTGAAATTCAGGTTTTAAATGAAATTCAGAATGGTTTTGAGATTTCAGTTCCTGCTTATAGAGCGGATGTTACAAGAGAAATTGACGTTATTGAAGAGATTTTAAGAATTTACGGATATAACAAAATCGATGCTCCACAAAAGATCTCTTTCACGCCTGTGAAGCTAAGTGCAAAAGATCAGGATGAATTAGAAAATAACTGGGCAAGAACTTTACAAGGCCTTGGGTTCAATGAAGTGATGAACAATTCATTAACTTCTGTAAAAGATGAAACTGATGCGGTAAGATTGTTGAATCCGTTAAGTAATGATTTGGCATTCATGAGAAAGTCTTTATTGGAAGGACTTCTTGAAAATGCTATTTACAATATCAACAGAAAAAATCAGGATATCAAGTTCTTTGAATTTGGAAAAATTTATCACAAAAGAGATAAATATGAAGAAAGAAAGCAAATGGCTATCTTAATTTCCGGAAGAAATGTTGCTGAAAACTGGTTACAGCCGAAATCTGCGACAGATTTCTATAACTTAAAAGCTTATGTAAAAGTTTTATTACAAAGACTGGCGATTGATTATAAAGAAGTTGCTTTATCTGATGATAGATTTTCTGATGCTTTAGCATATGAAGCTGACGGAAAAGTTTTAGTAAGAATCGGAAAAGTAGCTCCTCAGATGTTGAAAGATTTCGATATCGATCAGGAATGTTTCTATGCTGAAATTGAACTGGAATTGGCTCAGGAATTACGTTCAACCAACGAATTGAAATTTAAAGATATTCCAAAATTCAACAAGATCAGAAGAGATTTAGCTTTATTGATTGATAAAAATATTACGTATCAGGAGCTTTATCAGACTGCTAAGAAGAACAAATCTCCATTCATCAAAAACATCAATTTATTCGATGTATATGAAGGGAAGAATCTTCCGGAAGGCAAGAAATCTTATGCAATGAGCTTTGAATTATTAAATGAAGAAAAGACATTGGAAGAAAAGGAAATTTCTCACGTAATGGATTCTCTTATCAAATCTTTCCAAAAAGAATTCAATGCAGAATTGAGATCTTAA
- the dnaN gene encoding DNA polymerase III subunit beta: protein MKFIISSGELQKALQTVSGVISSSQSRPILENYLFELNENNVTITASDGETTLVTSLEVKSDDSGKFAVPAKIFQDFIKTYGEQPLTFSVKDNDEGTGSQLEILDEKDNFAVALDNADDYPELPEFDAAQSVTMSAGVLSEALTNTLFATSNDSLRPVMTGVLFQFGENETNFVSTDSHRLVVYKRMDLMNVEPMEFIMPKKPLNIFKNILASSNEDVTIDFNENMAKFTFGKHIWICRLIDGKYPNYTAVIPKENPNVLTINRNLLLGAIKRASIMSNKSTNQVRFKLSANILHLHAEDTEYANKADMQIPCDYNGEDINIGFSSKFLTEMLTILGSDDITMKMSQPNRPGIIEPLDGLEENENILMLSMPVIGL from the coding sequence ATGAAATTTATTATTTCAAGTGGAGAACTGCAGAAAGCTTTGCAAACTGTAAGTGGCGTAATATCAAGCTCTCAATCTAGACCTATTTTAGAAAACTATCTTTTTGAGTTAAACGAAAATAATGTTACCATTACAGCATCTGATGGCGAAACAACTCTTGTAACTTCTTTGGAAGTGAAGTCTGATGATTCGGGGAAGTTTGCTGTTCCTGCTAAAATTTTTCAGGATTTTATCAAGACTTATGGCGAACAGCCTTTAACATTTTCTGTAAAAGATAATGATGAGGGAACGGGAAGTCAGCTTGAGATTTTAGATGAAAAAGATAATTTCGCGGTAGCTTTAGACAATGCAGATGATTACCCGGAATTACCGGAATTTGATGCGGCTCAGAGTGTAACAATGTCTGCGGGAGTTTTATCTGAAGCTCTTACAAACACGCTTTTTGCTACAAGTAATGATTCTCTTCGTCCTGTAATGACGGGAGTTCTTTTCCAGTTTGGAGAAAATGAAACAAACTTTGTTTCTACAGATTCTCACAGATTGGTGGTGTACAAAAGAATGGACTTAATGAACGTCGAGCCAATGGAATTCATTATGCCTAAAAAACCTTTGAACATTTTCAAAAATATTCTTGCAAGTTCTAATGAAGATGTAACGATCGACTTCAACGAGAACATGGCTAAGTTTACTTTTGGTAAACATATCTGGATCTGTAGACTGATTGACGGAAAGTATCCTAATTACACAGCGGTAATCCCTAAAGAGAACCCTAATGTATTAACGATCAATAGAAACCTTTTATTAGGAGCGATCAAAAGAGCATCTATCATGTCTAATAAATCAACCAATCAGGTTAGATTTAAATTGTCGGCCAACATTCTTCACCTTCATGCAGAAGATACAGAATATGCAAACAAGGCAGATATGCAGATTCCTTGCGACTATAACGGAGAAGATATCAACATCGGGTTTAGCTCTAAGTTTTTAACTGAAATGTTGACAATTCTTGGTTCAGACGATATCACAATGAAAATGTCTCAGCCAAACAGACCGGGAATTATTGAACCTCTGGATGGTCTTGAAGAAAACGAAAATATCTTAATGTTATCAATGCCTGTAATCGGATTGTAA
- a CDS encoding diacylglycerol kinase family protein, with the protein MLKSERNFQLEVLAFFINLFLIFYLHLSCFDAILILIVSLGVLSAEIFNTAIEKICDFIQPEYDKRIGFIKDVSAGAVILMAILSVVVGVLVYWKYIF; encoded by the coding sequence ATGCTGAAATCGGAAAGAAATTTCCAATTGGAAGTTTTGGCTTTCTTTATTAACCTTTTTCTGATCTTTTATTTACATCTTTCCTGCTTTGATGCTATTTTAATTCTAATTGTTTCTTTGGGAGTTTTAAGTGCTGAAATTTTTAATACAGCGATTGAGAAAATCTGCGATTTTATTCAACCCGAATACGATAAAAGAATCGGTTTTATTAAGGACGTTTCTGCTGGAGCGGTTATCTTGATGGCAATTCTATCGGTTGTTGTTGGAGTTTTGGTATATTGGAAGTATATCTTTTAA
- a CDS encoding SGNH/GDSL hydrolase family protein — protein sequence MKKMIYGLFFGDSITYGEYDGVFGGWVDILKRYALQKYNEGETNELILFNLGIGGETTEGLIKRIPYEMAARNSAEGNIIFIGYGANDLAIKNGIQMVDPEDFKRNILTAIQHAKQYSEDIYLVSILPFSKKVDGVVVASGKLRTNEEVIIYNQILKDIATENSLIYIDFYSAFLEDKEFLLSADGVHPNEKGYGMMAEIAIPVIEKYL from the coding sequence ATGAAGAAAATGATATATGGATTGTTCTTTGGTGACAGCATTACTTACGGAGAATATGACGGTGTTTTTGGAGGCTGGGTTGATATTCTGAAAAGATATGCTTTACAAAAGTACAATGAAGGAGAAACCAACGAACTGATTCTTTTCAATCTCGGAATTGGTGGCGAAACCACAGAAGGTCTTATCAAAAGAATTCCATACGAAATGGCAGCGAGAAATTCTGCCGAAGGAAATATTATTTTCATAGGTTATGGAGCAAATGATTTAGCTATAAAAAATGGAATTCAGATGGTAGATCCTGAAGACTTCAAAAGGAATATTTTAACAGCAATTCAACACGCCAAGCAGTATTCGGAAGATATTTATTTGGTAAGTATTCTTCCGTTTTCTAAAAAAGTGGATGGAGTAGTGGTTGCTTCCGGAAAGTTGAGAACGAATGAGGAAGTTATTATTTACAATCAGATTCTTAAAGATATTGCAACTGAAAATTCATTAATTTATATTGATTTTTACTCTGCTTTTTTAGAAGATAAAGAATTTTTACTTTCTGCAGACGGCGTTCATCCTAATGAAAAAGGGTATGGAATGATGGCTGAAATTGCTATTCCGGTTATTGAAAAATATTTATAA
- a CDS encoding ribonuclease inhibitor, producing MTVINGSHFSNLEGFYEEVSKVLTKDTNWKVGTLDGFNDILYGGFGIFENYDEVEIIWKDSQKSKEDLGFKTTKEFYENKIKQGKPFNVGLIQDKLNELIDGKGQTLFDILIEIIEEHKNITLILN from the coding sequence ATGACTGTCATTAATGGCAGTCATTTTTCGAATCTGGAAGGTTTCTACGAAGAGGTTTCTAAGGTTTTGACGAAAGATACCAATTGGAAAGTAGGAACATTGGATGGTTTCAATGATATTTTGTACGGTGGATTTGGAATTTTTGAAAATTATGATGAAGTTGAAATCATTTGGAAAGACTCTCAGAAATCTAAAGAAGATTTAGGATTTAAAACAACCAAAGAATTTTACGAGAATAAAATCAAGCAGGGAAAACCTTTTAATGTAGGATTAATCCAAGATAAATTAAATGAATTAATTGATGGAAAAGGCCAAACTTTATTCGATATTTTAATTGAAATTATAGAAGAGCATAAAAATATTACGTTAATTTTGAATTGA